CTTCAGGGTCCAACTCCTTGTAAATCTCCTTGATGTATTTTACCTGCTGCAAACAAGGATTGCACCAACTCGCCCAAAAAGAAATATGTATCACCTTGCCCCGAAAATCCGCCAAGGAAACAATCTCACCGTCAATGGTTTTGAGCATAAAATCGGGTGCAGGGCTTCCAGCAGCAAATTTTTTGGCATTGGAGAAAGTTTTATTCACAGTCATAAAATAAGCTACATTGTCGTTCGACAAATCAAAATCAGAATAGATATCTTCCAAGCTTTTGATGTCACCTTTCATACAGCCTTCGATAATCAATTTTGCAAGCGTAAGTTCTTTGATTTCTTTGTTTTGAAGCAGGTTTTTGGCGATTTCATATTGTGATACATAAGGCACCATTGTTGCACCTTGTTTGGCTTGTTCGTAGTACAAATATTCGATGTAAAACCGCAAAAAATTGGAGTAGGCCTGACTGTTGACCAATGCACCATTTTCTACTCTTACTTCCTTCAAAAAATTAAAATACACATTCGTCAATTCCCATTTCTTCAATTCCGCATATCGAAGGCGGTCAAAAGCCCAGTTGTAAACAATATCGCCAATCGCATATTCGTCAAACTCATTCGTAAATTTATGGTTTTCCTTGTATTTTTTGTAAAATTCCATTTTTTCTAAGCGGCGATTGTTGATGTATTGCTCAAACTCATGTGTCATCATGTGGCCCGCTTCCATATTGATGTAGATTTGGTCGACTTCTTTGCCAAACTTATTGTAGTAAGCCGCCATATAAGTGTTGTTATCTGCTCCTGCACCCGTAAATTTGATGGTTTGCAGCATTTTTTCTGCTTCAAAAGTGATTTTGAAACGTTCTCCTGGCACCACATAGACCAGCAAATTCTCAAAAGCGTGTTCAAACCGTACCAACATCGGTTTTTCGGGCTGAAAAGCCAACAAAAAATGCCCATTCAGTTGATCGTCAATGGTAACAGGTGTCGAATAAATGATTTTTTCTCCAATAATTTGATTGCTGATAATGGTGACAGTTACTTCTTCACTCGAAGGAAGCTTGATATCGCCTTCAATAACAGTATATCCTTGCGCCTGACTATCAACAGAAATAAAAAATAACAACAATAAATACAGCAAAAACTTGAACTTCATAGCAGATAGGTGTTTTGATTAATTTTGACTTTGAAACGCTGCAAAGTTTAAAACGAGTGTAAAAATCAACAATTTAAAATCTTATGTCTTTCATCTTTTGTCTTATGTCTAAAACAGTATGCACAGCAAATAAATTGCCAAAATCTATAAATAATCTCATTTGCCAAAAACCCCAACATAATTGAAAGGACTGATTCGCAGTAGTTCCTGTTTCACTTCCTCTGATACCTCCAGCTGATAAATAAAATCGGTGATGCCCTGCTTTGTGATTCGTTCGTTCGTGCGGCTCAAAGCCTTCAAAGCCTCATAAGGATTGGGGTAAGCCTCTCGCCTCAAAATCGTTTGAATCGCTTCTGTGACAACTGCCCAGTTGTTGTCCAAATCTGCATGAAGAGCTGACTCATTCAAAAGCAATTTGCCCAATCCTTTCATAATACTTTGAAAACCAATCAACGTATGCGCCATTGGAACGCCAATGTTTCGCAACACAGTAGAATCGGTCAAATCCCTTTGAAGGCGAGAAAGCGGGAGTTTGGCACTCAGATGCTCCAAAATGGCATTGGCTATGCCCAAGTTTCCTTCCGCATTTTCAAAGTCAATAGGATTGACCTTGTGCGGCATGGTAGAAGACCCGACTTCCCCTTTTTTTATTTTTTGCTTGAAATACTCCATCGAAATATACGTCCAAACATCTCTGCAAAGGTCAATCAAAATGGTGTTGATGCGTTTCATTGCATCAAAAAATGCGGCCAAATAATCGTAGTGTTCAATCTGAGTCGTGTATTGCGAACGCTTCAAAAGCAGTACTTTCTCTACAAAATGGTTGGAAAAAGCCACCCAATCTATTGAAGGATATGCCACTGCATGAGCATTGAAGTTGCCCGTAGCTCCTCCAAATTTTGCCGCAAAAGGAACTTGTTGCAAAAGAGTCACCTGACTGCTAATTCTTTCCACAAACACCTGTATTTCTTTGCCCAATAAGGTTGGCGAAGCGGGCTGTCCATGTGTTCTTGCAAGCATGGGAATGTCTTGCCATTCGACTGACAATTCTTGGAGTTTATTTTGAAGGGTAGAGAGCATCGAAATATATTCTGCTTCAAAAGCTTTTTTGAGCAATAAAGGAGTGGCCGTATTATTGATGTCTTGGGAAGTCAAGCCAAAATGAATAAACTCTTTGTAGGCTTGTAAACCCAAATTGTCAAAAATTTCTTTCAAAAAATATTCTACCGCTTTCACATCGTGATTGGTCGTGCTTTCTATATCTTTAATGCGCTGAGCATCTTTTAATTGAAAGTTCTCGTAAACAGACCTTAACTGTGGGAATACCTCAGGTTTTATTCCCTTCAATTGAGGCAGTGGAACTTGACAGAGGGCAATAAAATATTCAATTTCGACATATATTCGATAATGAATCAAACCAAATTCGGAAAAATAAGGAGCAAGAGTAGAGACTTTTGAACGGTATCTTCCGTCAATAGGAGAGATTGCAGTAAGTGAACTTAATACCATGATGATTCGTTGAATTTTGCTGCAAAAATACCAATCTTTTGTTTTTTCGACTTAAATCCCCCAACTTTGCAGCTTTTATTTTCAAACAATAAAGAATAGAAGAGCGATTTGACCGTTTACATTCGGCAAATTGAGGATGCCATAATTTTGCATCCAAACTCTAAAATCAGCAGACATGAGTAAAAACTTAATGATAGTAGAATCGCCAGCGAAGGCGAAGACCATTGAAAAATATTTAGGTGAAGGCTTTACAGTTAAGTCTTGTTATGGACACATTCGAGATTTGGCGAAAGGTGACAAGGCGATTGATATTGAGAATAATTACAATCCGATTTATGAGGTCTCGAAGGACAAGAAAGAGGTTGTAAAAGAACTGAAGAAAGCGGCTAAAGGTGCAGAGGTTTGGCTCGCAACGGACGAGGACCGTGAAGGAGAGGCCATTTCTTGGCATTTGTGCGAGGTCTTGGGCTTGAATGAAAAGGAAACCAAACGAATTGTCTTTCATGAGATTACCAAACCTGCTATCCTCAATGCAGTTCAAAATCCAAGATTGCTCAACAAAGATTTGGTGAATGCCCAACAAGCAAGACGGGTATTGGATCGTTTGGTGGGTTTCGGCATATCTCCGATTTTGTGGCGAAAAATTGCCCGTTCTGGTTCTTTGTCGGCTGGACGTGTGCAGTCGGTTGCCGTACGAATTGTGGTAGAACGGGAGCGTGAAATTCGCAATTTTGAAGTAATGCCTCATTTTAAAATTACCGCATTTTTTGAAGTGAAAGATGCACAGGGCAAAAAAGCCATCTTCAAAGCAGAACTGGCAAAAAAAATAGACGAAGAAGCCACTGTTGAAGCGTTTTTGAAAGACTGTATGGGAGCTGCTTATGCCATCAATGACATCAAAGTGAAACCAGGCAAAAAATCACCTCCTGCTCCTTACACTACCTCGACATTGCAGCAAGAAGCCAGCCGAAAATTGGGTTTTTCGGTGACACGAACCATGCGTGTTGCCCAAAAACTGTATGAAGCAGGTCACATCACCTATATGCGTACCGACTCAACCAACTTATCTGATACTGCTCGTACGGCAGCACACAGCATGATTGGCAGTGAATTTGGTGACAAGTATGTACAACCGAGGGTATTTAAAACCAAATCAGAGTCAGCACAAGAAGCGCATGAGGCGATTCGCCCCACTTATTTTGACAAGCAAACTGCGGGCAGTGATTACGATGAAGAACGCTTGTATTCTTTGATTTGGAAACGTGCGGTAGCTTCTCAAATGGCGGATGCCGAATTGGAGCGTACGACTGCAAGAGTAGGTATTTCGACTCGATCGGAAGAATTGGTCGGAAAAGGTGAGGTATTGAAATTTGATGGTTTTTTGAAGTTGTATCGAGAAGCGATTGATGAAGATGAGGCTCCCGAAGAAAGGGATATGTTGCCGCCTTTGACTGTTGGGCAAGTATTGGATTTGAAGGAAATGGAGGCTCGTGAGCGTTTCAATAGAGCAGCACCCAGATACAGTGAGGCTACTTTGGTGAAAAAATTGGAGGAATTGGGCATCGGACGACCTTCAACTTATGCGCCTACCATCAGTACGATTCAAAAACGAGGCTATGTCATCAAGGAAGATAGAGACGGTGTAAAACGTGAATATACCCTATTTTTGTTGGATGGTAAGAGTCAAAAAATAGATAAGAAGATAGAGTCAGAAAATACAGGTTTTGAAAGGCAAAAGCTGTTCCCGACTGATACAGGAATTGTGGTAAATGATTTTTTGTTGGAGCATTTCCCAAATGTTTTGAACTACGATTTTACGGCAAAGATTGAAGAGGAGTTTGACGAGATTGCAGACGGTAAGAAGGAATGGAATCAGATGATTGACAATTTCTACAAACCTTTTCACAAGAATGTAGAGGAAACGATGGAAACTGCTGAACGTGCTTCTGGTGAACGAGAATTAGGGATTCACCCCAAATCTGGTAAGCCCATCATCGCTCGTTTGGGTCGTTTTGGGCCGATGGTTCAAATTGGAGGACCTGAGGATGAAGAAAAAGAATATTCTGCGATTCGCTATCCATTGACTTTGGAAACGGTCACTTTGGAGCAAGCATTGGAATTGTTCAAATTGCCACGTACCTTAGGAGAGTTTGAAGGGCATGTGGTGAAAGCTGCAACAGGGCGTTTTGGGCCTTATGTGGTTCACAATAAGTTGTTCTGTTCGTTGAAAAAAGATAGTGGATTGACCCCATTGGAGATTACCTTGGAGGAGGCTATTGAAGTGATTAAAAATAAGCGCATTGAAGATGCCAAAAAACTCATCAAGGAATTTGACGACTATCCCGATATCAGAATACTGCACGGACGTTGGGGACCTTATATCAAAGCGGGTAAGCAAAATGTGAAAATTCCGAAGGAGAAGAAAGAAACTCCTGAAGAATTGACCATCGAAGAGGTATTGAAGCTGATAGAAGAAGCACCTAAAAAGCCTGCAAGAGGACGAGGAGCAAGTAAGGCCAAAGCGACTACTCCCGCTAAGACCAAAGCTGCACCCAAAACCAAAGCAGGTACTAAAACTACCACAACTGCAAAAACGAAGGCAAGTCCAAAAGGCAAGACAACAGCGAAACCCAAAGCAAGTGCTAAAAAAGATACTAAAACAAAAAAGTAGGTTTGATTGGAGAATTGTTCAGAAATAACTTAACAATGTTTTGTTTTGTAACCAATTGAAGAAGAAAAGTATTCATACTTTCTACACAATTTTATATTTTTATTCCTTATTAGCCCTTTTGTGTCTGGAATAGATTGTGTATCTTCAATCGAACTGCATTTTACATTACATTCGACTAAGCTATTATTTATGTTATCACTGAACAGAACTGCGACATCCATGCAAAAGGAATTAAAATACCTTCTTTATCTACTTGAAGATGAGGATAAAGAAGTGTACACAAATATCAGTACGAAACTGGTATCTTACAGCACAACTATTCTCCCACAATTGGAGGACGCTTATGATGAAAGCCTAATCACAGGCAATGTATTACTTGAAGAAAGATTGATTCAGGTAATGGATAAAATCAATTACGAATTGGTGTCAAAATCTTTTCAAAATTGGTTACAAAACCATCCCAATGATTTGCTGCAAGCCATGATATTGATAGCAAAATACCAATACCGTGATTTGAATGAACAGCGGATACAGGAAAACATTGAAGAAATTGTCAATAATATTGATTTTGAAATCAGTCGCTACAATCCTCCTCTTCAATCGGTTAGCATTATCAATAAGGTGCTGTATGATACGTATGAATTCACAACCGTTGCCAATAAAGAGAATGCCGAGAAACATTTTGCCCTCAACCATATACTGAGTTTGAAAAAAGGAGTACCTGTCAGTATTGCCATTTTGTACCTAATCATCGCTTCAAAATTGGATATTCCAATATCGGGTATTCTATTGAACAACAACCTTGTATTGGCCTACTTCAAAAGGCATGGAGGTTGGAAAAAACCAGCTCCCAAACTGCAATTCTATATCAACCCGCAAGATAAAGGGGCTATTTTTACAAGCAATACACTCAAAGATTACCTCCATGAATCAAAAATCCCCTTTCAACCATCCTACGACAAACCTGCCTGTAACCTACAAATCATAAAATTCGCTTTGGAACATTTGGCACAGACCTATCATAATGCAGGTCAATACGGCAAAGTGAAAGATATGCAAGCATGGGTCTCAGAATTGAATACCGCATTGAGCAACTATAACAGTAATTGGTGAATAGTGATTAATTTCTAAAACTATTAAGGTTCTTTGACAAAATCTGTGATTTGAGACTTCGGAAGTTTGCCGCTTACAAAATCAAAAAAAAACTATTTCGCTAAAAATTAACCTCTTATAAAATGAAACTTCCGAAGTCTTTATTGTTTCTACAAAAATTGTCACAGAACCACTATTAATTGTCAATTTTTTGCGTAAAAAATAAGCTGTCACTTATTTTACTCCCTTTTTGGTGATAAAATACTATTTTTAAAAGCAGAATAACCGCTTGATTATAAACCCCATTCGTAGCCCATGAATTAATTCATGGGCTACGAATAGAAATAATTTTTAGCGAAATATCATCATAAAAGGAATAGCTTTTGCTGCACTCATAAGGCAAAACGAAGAAGTAACAGATATTGCAGAAATGAGGGATAGACATAAGGATTGAGTCAAATTTACCTATTTTTGATTTTTGATACAGACCAAAAATAGAGGACACCAAGCCATGAATAAACTGTTACTTTCACTATCCATCACTTTTCACAGCCTTCTACTTGTCGCACAACCTACTGTCAATCAATCTACCTACGATTTGCAGTTTGCAGAACAAGTAGTAGATTGTGAAAACACTACCCCCATTTTTTGTGTCAGCATACAAATCAAATCTGCAATCGAAGGAGAAAATTTTAGAATTGGTTCACATACCGTTTTTTTTAGCTACAATCCGCTTACCCTTCAATCTCCCACTTATACCTCCAGTAATTTTGACAACACAAACCTTTGTTTGACAGGTGATTTTGCAGCCTATAATACACCTGCATTTGGTTTCGATGACAATACCTCAGAAGCCAATTTTACAACCATTGCACAACAAACATTGACCACCCAACTTTGCCCACTTGTCACAAACTCATGGCAAGAAATGGGGCTTGTTTGTTTTGAAGTAATCAATGACATCACAAGCAGCAACTTATTGTTTGACAGTAATTTAACCACCATCAACTATATAGACCCAAATGCCACTAACAACATCGGCGACCCACAAGACAAAGCCGCACATACACAAGGTACACTTTCGGGATTGAACGTATTGCCCACTTGTCCTTGTAACCAAACCATCGTTCAAACCACCGAAAATGTTCAGGAATTTTGCGGTAGCGGTATGCCAGATTTAGCGGCGGCTGAAAACGAAATCCAATACAGCGGTGATGGCAGTATCTTTTCGATTGAATGGTTCATAGATGTGGATTACAATACGCCCTACATTCCTGAGACGTTTACCCATTCAGAAATAGGGATTTGTGAACAAGAATCGTTTATCTTGTACGCCAAAGCAACGTGTAGCATTGATGCGACCGAATACGACGCTGGAACATTGGAGGCAATCCTATATCCCCTACCACAAATGCCTGAAATTGTGCGATTAGACGATGAATGTGCTTACCTTGTTCTCCCTGCTTGCCCGAATGACCTACTTTCCGAAACCACTTTCGATTTGATGCCAAGTGCAGAAGCTGCCAACAGAAATCTTACTGTCACCTCTCCCTTCAATCCAACCTGTACAGCAAATTTTGAAGTACCTTATGAAAAATGCCCTGACCCAGTTTGCGACCAAACCATCACCCAAACTACTGCCAGTCTGCAAAGTTTTTGCGAAATTGCTACCCCCGATTTAACTCTTGCCGAGGCAGAAATAGCGTACAGCGGTGACGGAACAGTTTTCACAATTAAATGGTTTGAAGATCAAATGTTTACCATCCCTTACCTAAACCAAAGCTTTCAACATTCGCAAAGTGATTTGTGTGTAAGTGAAACCGATACCCTATTTGCAAAAGGGATTTGCAATATTGACAATACTTCAATAGCAGCAGGTTTTTTGGCATTTGTGGTTTATCCTCCCGTACAAATGCCTGAGATTGTGAGGTTAGACGATGCTTGTGCCTATCAAGTGCTGCCCGTTTGCGCCAACGATGTACTTTCTGAAACATCTTTTAGCTTGCTGCCCGATACCGAAATAGGTTTGAGAACAATTGAAGTGACATCAGGTTTGGCTGAAAACACTTGTACTTCAATGAGTTTCAATGTACCTTTTGAAGCCTGTCCGATGTTGGTTTGTTCCCAAACGATTCTGCAAAACATGGCGGCAACGGAAAGTTTTTGTGAAAGTGGTTTTCCAGATTTGACGGCTGCCGAAAGTGAATTGCAGTTCAGTGGTGACGGAAGCGTTTTTTCAATAGAATGGTTTGAAGACCAAAATTTTACACTGCCTTATGGAGGCGAATTGTTGACACATTCGATGGATGATGTTTGTCAATTGGAAACCAAAATTTTGTATGCCCGTGCGACTTGCAGCGAGGATGCTTCAACGATTACAGCAGGAACTTTGACCGTCCAACTATT
The Chitinophagales bacterium genome window above contains:
- a CDS encoding TlpA disulfide reductase family protein, translating into MKFKFLLYLLLLFFISVDSQAQGYTVIEGDIKLPSSEEVTVTIISNQIIGEKIIYSTPVTIDDQLNGHFLLAFQPEKPMLVRFEHAFENLLVYVVPGERFKITFEAEKMLQTIKFTGAGADNNTYMAAYYNKFGKEVDQIYINMEAGHMMTHEFEQYINNRRLEKMEFYKKYKENHKFTNEFDEYAIGDIVYNWAFDRLRYAELKKWELTNVYFNFLKEVRVENGALVNSQAYSNFLRFYIEYLYYEQAKQGATMVPYVSQYEIAKNLLQNKEIKELTLAKLIIEGCMKGDIKSLEDIYSDFDLSNDNVAYFMTVNKTFSNAKKFAAGSPAPDFMLKTIDGEIVSLADFRGKVIHISFWASWCNPCLQQVKYIKEIYKELDPEEMVFLYISIDEKEDAWRNMVAKKELVGVQVLSQGLKSFTAQEYNVAGVPLYFFIDKNGNFAAKPPRPSEKERFIETARALMAQPYGADNPNGN
- the purB gene encoding adenylosuccinate lyase, producing MVLSSLTAISPIDGRYRSKVSTLAPYFSEFGLIHYRIYVEIEYFIALCQVPLPQLKGIKPEVFPQLRSVYENFQLKDAQRIKDIESTTNHDVKAVEYFLKEIFDNLGLQAYKEFIHFGLTSQDINNTATPLLLKKAFEAEYISMLSTLQNKLQELSVEWQDIPMLARTHGQPASPTLLGKEIQVFVERISSQVTLLQQVPFAAKFGGATGNFNAHAVAYPSIDWVAFSNHFVEKVLLLKRSQYTTQIEHYDYLAAFFDAMKRINTILIDLCRDVWTYISMEYFKQKIKKGEVGSSTMPHKVNPIDFENAEGNLGIANAILEHLSAKLPLSRLQRDLTDSTVLRNIGVPMAHTLIGFQSIMKGLGKLLLNESALHADLDNNWAVVTEAIQTILRREAYPNPYEALKALSRTNERITKQGITDFIYQLEVSEEVKQELLRISPFNYVGVFGK
- the topA gene encoding type I DNA topoisomerase, which produces MSKNLMIVESPAKAKTIEKYLGEGFTVKSCYGHIRDLAKGDKAIDIENNYNPIYEVSKDKKEVVKELKKAAKGAEVWLATDEDREGEAISWHLCEVLGLNEKETKRIVFHEITKPAILNAVQNPRLLNKDLVNAQQARRVLDRLVGFGISPILWRKIARSGSLSAGRVQSVAVRIVVEREREIRNFEVMPHFKITAFFEVKDAQGKKAIFKAELAKKIDEEATVEAFLKDCMGAAYAINDIKVKPGKKSPPAPYTTSTLQQEASRKLGFSVTRTMRVAQKLYEAGHITYMRTDSTNLSDTARTAAHSMIGSEFGDKYVQPRVFKTKSESAQEAHEAIRPTYFDKQTAGSDYDEERLYSLIWKRAVASQMADAELERTTARVGISTRSEELVGKGEVLKFDGFLKLYREAIDEDEAPEERDMLPPLTVGQVLDLKEMEARERFNRAAPRYSEATLVKKLEELGIGRPSTYAPTISTIQKRGYVIKEDRDGVKREYTLFLLDGKSQKIDKKIESENTGFERQKLFPTDTGIVVNDFLLEHFPNVLNYDFTAKIEEEFDEIADGKKEWNQMIDNFYKPFHKNVEETMETAERASGERELGIHPKSGKPIIARLGRFGPMVQIGGPEDEEKEYSAIRYPLTLETVTLEQALELFKLPRTLGEFEGHVVKAATGRFGPYVVHNKLFCSLKKDSGLTPLEITLEEAIEVIKNKRIEDAKKLIKEFDDYPDIRILHGRWGPYIKAGKQNVKIPKEKKETPEELTIEEVLKLIEEAPKKPARGRGASKAKATTPAKTKAAPKTKAGTKTTTTAKTKASPKGKTTAKPKASAKKDTKTKK
- a CDS encoding transglutaminase family protein, translating into MQKELKYLLYLLEDEDKEVYTNISTKLVSYSTTILPQLEDAYDESLITGNVLLEERLIQVMDKINYELVSKSFQNWLQNHPNDLLQAMILIAKYQYRDLNEQRIQENIEEIVNNIDFEISRYNPPLQSVSIINKVLYDTYEFTTVANKENAEKHFALNHILSLKKGVPVSIAILYLIIASKLDIPISGILLNNNLVLAYFKRHGGWKKPAPKLQFYINPQDKGAIFTSNTLKDYLHESKIPFQPSYDKPACNLQIIKFALEHLAQTYHNAGQYGKVKDMQAWVSELNTALSNYNSNW